The stretch of DNA GATCCTACCACCGCGCCCGGCATCGGGGCGGGCGTCCATACCTTGGCCCGGCTCTACGACCTCCAGTGGACCAATCCGGACGACACCCTCTTCGACTCTCCCGATATCGGCGCCAAGGTGGGGCGGTCGTTTCAGGTTCCGAAGACGCTGGCCGAGTTGAAGGCCGTGTCCCGCTCGATGGGCCAGTGGGCGCAACACAGTCTCGGGATGATGGGACGGCTCCCGGACTACATCAACCGGTCGATTACCGGCTATGCGGCCGGCGCCGCGTTTCTCGGCGAGACCGACCCCCGGTTCGGCGCCAACGCCCGGGCCTACCACGCCTACGTCCGCGATCACGATCTCTGTCTAACCCACACGCTGAGCAGTCCGCAGGCCAACCGATCCGTCCATGCGGCCCAGCAGGCCGATCCGTTCCTGGCCGCCAAGGTCAAGGATGAAACCGACGCCGGCATCGTGATCCGCGGTTGCCGGATGCTGGCGACCCTGCCGGTGTCGGACGAGATCATGGTCTTTCCTTCGACGTTTCTTCGGAACATCGAGGAGGACCAGCGCTACGCCTACGCCCTCTGTCTTCCGACCGATGCGCCCGGGCTCAAGTTCCAATGCCGGGAAACCGCCGATTACGGCCGCTCGCACTACGATCATCCGTTGGCGTCACGGTTCGAGGAGATGGACGCGGTGGTGTTCTTCGACGATGTCTTCGTCCCGTGGGAGCGGGTCTTCCTGTACCGCGATGTGCCCCGGTGCAACGCGGCGTACGCCGAGACCGGCGCCTTGGCCAACATGGCCCACCAAGTGCTGGTCAAGAACATTGCCAAGACGGAGTACCTGCTCGGGCTGGCCTCGCTGATCGTCGACTCGATTGCCATCGATTCCTTCCAGCATGTCCAGGAAAAGCTGGCCGAAATCTGGATCAATTTGGAAACGATGCGGGCATTCTTGGTGGCCGCGGAGACCGGCGCCGCCATCGACAAGTACGGGGTGATGCGACCGGCGTGGGCCCCGCTCGATGCGGCCCGGAATCTCTATCCGCGGCTCTATCCGCGGATGATCGAGATCATCCAGCAACTGGCGGCCTCCGGCCTCGTGGCGATGCCCACCGAAGCCGACGTCAACGGACCGCTGGCCCCGGAGATCGCCCGGTACTTCCAGGCCGCCCGGCTCGACGCCCTGGAACGAATTCCGCTGTTTCGCTTGGCGTGGGATACGGCGATCTCGGCATTTGCCAACCGCCAAGTGCTCTATGAGCGCTATTTCTTCGGCGATCCAGTGCGAATGGCCGGGGTCTTGGTCGCCAACCACGACCGGACCGAGTACATGGACCGGATCCGGTCATTTCTCAAACGGGCCGCCGTCGACGGAGCCGTCGAGTGAAGGTTGCCCTTCTGGGCACGCTGGCCTGTGAACAACGCGAGCGGTTGGCGGGTCTGGTGACCATGCCGTTCGAACTCGTGCCACTGCCGGACGGTGCGCCGATGGCCGAGGTCGCGGCCACGTTGGGGACGACACCAGCCATGGTCACGCTCAAATACCAGCGCGGCATGCCGCCGGCCCCGGCCCTCGGCCTCCTGCATGTCGGGGGCGCGGGCTATGACGATATCGATCTCGACTACCTTCCGCCGGGTGCGGTAGTGTGCAACGCGTTCGGTCACGATGTTCCGATTGCCGAATACGTGATCCTCGCGATGCTCCAATGGTGCTCGCGATTCATCGAGGCGGAGCGGAGTCTTCGGGTCGAGGGGCATTGGCGCCTCGGGGGC from Gemmatimonadota bacterium encodes:
- the hpaB gene encoding 4-hydroxyphenylacetate 3-monooxygenase, oxygenase component, coding for MKTPPATGARRGAQLLARLKERPPALWHRGERIEDPTTAPGIGAGVHTLARLYDLQWTNPDDTLFDSPDIGAKVGRSFQVPKTLAELKAVSRSMGQWAQHSLGMMGRLPDYINRSITGYAAGAAFLGETDPRFGANARAYHAYVRDHDLCLTHTLSSPQANRSVHAAQQADPFLAAKVKDETDAGIVIRGCRMLATLPVSDEIMVFPSTFLRNIEEDQRYAYALCLPTDAPGLKFQCRETADYGRSHYDHPLASRFEEMDAVVFFDDVFVPWERVFLYRDVPRCNAAYAETGALANMAHQVLVKNIAKTEYLLGLASLIVDSIAIDSFQHVQEKLAEIWINLETMRAFLVAAETGAAIDKYGVMRPAWAPLDAARNLYPRLYPRMIEIIQQLAASGLVAMPTEADVNGPLAPEIARYFQAARLDALERIPLFRLAWDTAISAFANRQVLYERYFFGDPVRMAGVLVANHDRTEYMDRIRSFLKRAAVDGAVE